One window of Cryptobacterium curtum DSM 15641 genomic DNA carries:
- a CDS encoding NAD(P)-binding domain-containing protein produces MLHSFAYTGDAAVGAVLCQNLLAAGFEQQDDIAAADVVIAYCASQESHEETYFGQDGLLSHLREGLFIIGLEACTPTTAREISSLAQISDAHFVEAPLHAADITVPDPFADRDNLTALLAGQPDELAQVTGIIEAVAAHWEECGQSGAAQAVKCALTAKRALEIASMVESEALLRLAVDESGELQARAFLESQQGTQENISAWYQGIRADNYASTYTIEIVASELTCALAWAEEQGLVLPQTETAAYLVRLLATVGGIELSPLALTLAYRDEASGERFGLDWHRAEGMQTLSDTDDNDDDEMDDREGWGWTSDEELGIEEDSPLGR; encoded by the coding sequence ATGCTTCATTCATTTGCATATACCGGAGATGCTGCCGTTGGCGCTGTATTGTGCCAGAATCTTCTTGCTGCTGGATTTGAGCAGCAGGATGATATCGCTGCTGCTGATGTGGTTATTGCGTATTGTGCTTCTCAGGAAAGCCATGAGGAAACGTATTTTGGTCAGGATGGTCTGCTTTCCCACCTGCGAGAAGGTCTCTTTATTATCGGTCTGGAAGCATGTACTCCTACTACCGCGCGTGAGATATCTTCACTTGCTCAGATATCTGATGCCCATTTTGTTGAAGCGCCTCTACATGCAGCCGATATAACAGTGCCTGACCCTTTTGCCGACCGAGATAATCTAACTGCCCTTCTTGCTGGCCAGCCCGATGAGCTCGCTCAAGTAACCGGTATCATCGAAGCTGTTGCGGCGCATTGGGAAGAATGCGGCCAAAGCGGTGCCGCTCAGGCAGTGAAGTGTGCCCTCACCGCCAAGCGTGCTCTCGAAATCGCTTCAATGGTTGAATCAGAGGCGCTGCTGCGTCTTGCTGTTGATGAGTCGGGAGAGCTGCAGGCACGCGCTTTTCTGGAAAGTCAGCAGGGTACTCAAGAGAATATTTCTGCCTGGTATCAGGGTATTCGCGCCGATAACTATGCATCGACGTATACCATAGAAATAGTGGCGAGTGAATTAACCTGTGCGCTTGCATGGGCAGAGGAACAGGGGCTTGTACTTCCGCAAACCGAAACAGCGGCATATTTAGTTCGTCTTCTAGCAACAGTTGGTGGCATTGAACTGTCTCCGCTTGCTTTAACGCTTGCCTATCGTGACGAAGCGTCAGGCGAGCGCTTTGGGCTTGATTGGCATCGGGCTGAGGGTATGCAGACACTTTCTGATACCGATGACAATGATGACGATGAAATGGATGATCGTGAAGGCTGGGGCTGGACAAGTGATGAAGAGCTTGGAATCGAGGAAGATTCTCCCCTCGGCCGATAG
- a CDS encoding TIGR03915 family putative DNA repair protein, translating to MNIPHNNAALPPTSNATLATAHTTIDCPDPVALIYDGTIEGLMSAVFAAWELHHQVEDVLSQEYGQIRLGQQVVVIETDFEKAQRVKAGLQRRCGVKTWRTIAQAACADGADVGTIVYQAIRRLMGKNGAQALNEAADPTIAALLKLARHVEIETEHMRQFMRFSQADDGLWYAVCNPNASVVPLVMNFFAARFNTQRFIIYDEVHHLAGISEDGSWELVRINQLNVPAPNEHEALMQDAWKRFYRSATIEARYHPELRRHFMPMRLWKHITELHENVEERPSHQRKE from the coding sequence ATGAATATACCGCACAATAATGCCGCTCTACCACCGACAAGCAATGCCACGCTTGCGACGGCGCACACAACCATCGATTGCCCCGATCCCGTAGCTCTTATCTATGACGGCACAATAGAAGGTTTAATGAGCGCGGTGTTTGCTGCCTGGGAGTTGCACCATCAGGTTGAAGATGTACTCTCACAAGAATACGGACAGATACGCTTAGGCCAACAGGTTGTCGTGATTGAGACCGACTTTGAAAAGGCACAACGCGTGAAAGCCGGATTACAGCGGCGTTGTGGAGTAAAAACTTGGCGCACAATTGCACAGGCCGCCTGTGCAGATGGTGCCGATGTGGGTACCATCGTCTACCAAGCAATACGCCGCCTAATGGGCAAGAACGGCGCACAAGCACTCAACGAAGCGGCTGATCCAACCATCGCAGCCCTTTTGAAGCTCGCCCGTCACGTGGAAATTGAAACCGAACATATGCGGCAATTCATGCGCTTCAGTCAGGCTGATGATGGTCTGTGGTATGCCGTCTGCAATCCAAATGCCTCGGTGGTGCCCCTTGTCATGAACTTTTTCGCTGCACGGTTCAATACACAGCGCTTTATCATCTACGACGAAGTACATCATCTTGCTGGCATATCAGAAGATGGAAGCTGGGAACTAGTGCGTATCAACCAATTAAACGTACCAGCGCCAAACGAACATGAAGCCCTTATGCAGGATGCTTGGAAGCGTTTCTATCGCAGCGCGACCATCGAAGCACGCTACCATCCTGAACTGCGTCGACACTTTATGCCGATGCGTCTTTGGAAACACATCACCGAACTGCACGAGAATGTGGAAGAACGCCCGTCCCATCAAAGGAAGGAATAA
- a CDS encoding 4Fe-4S cluster-binding domain-containing protein: MKWMIVKAGAGQVMKSLESRKILPSADRCYLCPRRCGARRSAGQRGVCGAAGELRVARAALHEWEEPPISVGAGSGTVFFSNCPLRCVYCQNAAIACGQAGYDISVERLADIFFELRAQGAANINLVTPSHYFPSIEQACRSAHAQGFDLPFIMNTSGYELASTIRRYADCIDVYLADFKYAPAWVGTTAQRYSQASNYFDYAVSALDAMVACAGVPAYDCFAGDQRLVHGVVVRHLLLPDHLDESKSILSFLWHRYGNAVLYSLMSQYTPPDSLEDSLDGSLKGFPELQRRITADEYEQLLDYADHIGMVDYFWQSGDAARESFIPSFDGTGVLPHSRAVR; encoded by the coding sequence ATGAAATGGATGATCGTGAAGGCTGGGGCTGGACAAGTGATGAAGAGCTTGGAATCGAGGAAGATTCTCCCCTCGGCCGATAGGTGTTATCTCTGTCCACGGCGATGCGGCGCACGCAGATCCGCAGGACAGCGCGGTGTTTGTGGAGCAGCAGGTGAGTTACGGGTGGCTCGTGCGGCTCTTCACGAATGGGAAGAGCCACCGATCAGCGTTGGTGCGGGCAGTGGGACGGTGTTTTTTAGCAATTGTCCGCTTCGCTGTGTGTACTGTCAGAATGCTGCCATTGCGTGCGGACAGGCGGGATACGATATTTCTGTTGAACGCCTCGCTGACATATTCTTTGAATTACGCGCACAGGGTGCAGCCAATATCAATCTGGTAACCCCCTCGCACTATTTTCCATCCATAGAGCAGGCGTGTCGCAGTGCGCATGCACAAGGGTTTGATCTGCCGTTTATTATGAATACCTCAGGGTATGAATTAGCCAGTACCATCAGGCGATACGCTGACTGTATCGATGTGTATCTGGCCGATTTCAAATATGCGCCAGCGTGGGTAGGAACCACAGCGCAGCGTTACTCGCAAGCTTCCAATTACTTCGACTATGCAGTAAGTGCTCTTGATGCGATGGTTGCCTGTGCGGGGGTGCCTGCCTATGACTGTTTTGCAGGAGATCAGCGCCTTGTGCACGGTGTAGTCGTGCGGCATCTATTGTTGCCTGATCACCTTGATGAATCGAAGTCGATCCTTTCATTTCTCTGGCATCGTTACGGTAATGCGGTGCTCTATAGCCTGATGAGCCAATATACTCCACCCGATTCCTTGGAAGATTCTCTGGACGGTTCTTTGAAAGGATTCCCGGAATTACAGCGGCGTATTACTGCGGATGAATATGAACAGCTTCTTGACTATGCCGATCATATTGGAATGGTCGATTATTTTTGGCAATCGGGCGATGCAGCGCGCGAAAGCTTTATTCCTTCCTTTGATGGGACGGGCGTTCTTCCACATTCTCGTGCAGTTCGGTGA